GATGAACAGGCCGCCGGCCTCGCGGATCGCCGCGACCGCCGGCTGCAGGAACCCCGCCGGATCGGAAAAGACGCCGTCGGACGAAAAGATCGTATCGACCAGCAGCGCCGCCGGCTTGATGCCCCGGGCCTTCATGTCGGCGATCGCCGCCTTCACGTTGCGCGCGAAAATCTCGGCCACGTCGGCACCGCCGGACCGATAGAGATCGGGCGCCGGCACGGTCCGGATATGGGGGCCGAGCGTGATGCCCGCCCCGAGCGAGGGCGACAGTTCCGAAATCGCCACCGTCACGCCGTGATAGGCGAGCTCCGTGACGATGAAGCCGGTGCCGCCGGTGAAGGTGCGGGCGGCGCGATAGGCCAGGTCGTTGGCCTCGCTGCCCGTGCAGGTGAACATGACGTGGCCGAGCTCGACCGGAAAGGTCGCCAGCAGCCGCTCCGCATAGTCGAGAATGCCGTCGGTGATGTAGCGGGTATGGGTGTTGAGCACCGCCGACTGGCGCGCCAGCGCCGCCACGACATGCGGATGGCAATGACCGACGGAGGCGACGTTGTTGTAGACGTCGAGATAGGCCTTGCCGTCGGGATCGTAGAGCCAGACGCCCTCGCCGCGCACGAAATGCACGGGATTGGCATAGAACAGCCGATAGGCGGGGCCGAGCAGGCGCTCGCGCCGGGCGATCAGCTGCCGCTCCCGGTCGGCAATGCCGGCAGCCCCGGCCCGGTCATAGGCATTGATCATGGTCATGGCAGCTGGTCCTTGGCGATGGCCTCGCGGAGGAAGGTGACGGCGGCGTCGCGGTCGAGCGCATCGAGCCGGCCGAGGCCGGTCCAGGCCGCGGCCTGATTGCGCAGGATGTAGGGAGCGTTGTCGGGATGGCGGGCGGCGCGCCAGGAACTGATCGCAATCGTCAGCGCAAGCCGCGTCGCGACGAGTTCGGGCAGTACCGCGATCTCCTCGTCGGCAAGCGGCAGGACCTGGTGGAACGCCTGGGCCATCTCCGCGACGCCCTGCAGCGGATGGCCGTCCCCCGTCACCTGGTAGGCGGCGGCGGTCGCAAGATCCTGGATCAGCGGTGCCCGCACCATGTCGCCGAAATCGATGACGCCGGCGATCTCGTCGTCGGCTTCGGCCGAGGCGAGCACATTGTGCGGGTTGAAGTCGTTGTGCACGACCTGCACCCGGAGGCTCGGCAGGATCGGGAGGACGTGGCGGGCGAAGCGGTCGAGCGCCCGCTCCGGCAATCCCCGCCGTCCGGCATCGGCGATCTCGGCCAGCAGGCCGCGCACCCGCGCCGCCTTCTTCAGGTCCCACAGCAGGTCATGGTCCTCGGCCGGATGCCGGAAGCCTGCCAGCGCCCGGTCGAGGCGGGCCAGGAAGGCGCCGAGCCGCCGGCGCTGGGCCGGGCTGCGCTCGGTCAGGTGCAGCGGCCGCCCGGCAAGATAGGTCAGGCAGCGCACGCGCCGGTCGGACCGGCCCTGCACCCGCCAGACGACGTCGCCGCCCCCGGCCCCGCGCGGCGGCACGACGCGCGGCGTCGCAAGCTCGGGATCCGCTGCCGCGACATGCATCAGCGCCCTGCTCTGGAAATCGGTCACCGCCGGCGGCTCGGCCGGATGCACGACCTTCAGCACGTAGACGGCGCCCGCCGCGTCGGTGAGCTGGAAGTTGCGATCGCGCTCGCCGGTCAGCGGCCGGGCCGTGGCGACGAGCCCGAAATGCTCCCGTGCCAGCGCCACCGCCTCGTCGAGCGACACCGCCGGCGGCGCCTCGTCGAGCAGTTCGCCCAGATGTTCAGCTCCCTGCATCCGCCCGCGGTCTCCTCCGGCCCTTTGGCAACGCGCTCCTTATAGGCGAGATGCCGCCCCGTCATCGACCGGTCATGT
This portion of the bacterium YEK0313 genome encodes:
- the thrB_1 gene encoding Homoserine kinase produces the protein MQGAEHLGELLDEAPPAVSLDEAVALAREHFGLVATARPLTGERDRNFQLTDAAGAVYVLKVVHPAEPPAVTDFQSRALMHVAAADPELATPRVVPPRGAGGGDVVWRVQGRSDRRVRCLTYLAGRPLHLTERSPAQRRRLGAFLARLDRALAGFRHPAEDHDLLWDLKKAARVRGLLAEIADAGRRGLPERALDRFARHVLPILPSLRVQVVHNDFNPHNVLASAEADDEIAGVIDFGDMVRAPLIQDLATAAAYQVTGDGHPLQGVAEMAQAFHQVLPLADEEIAVLPELVATRLALTIAISSWRAARHPDNAPYILRNQAAAWTGLGRLDALDRDAAVTFLREAIAKDQLP
- the dgdA gene encoding 2,2-dialkylglycine decarboxylase — protein: MTMINAYDRAGAAGIADRERQLIARRERLLGPAYRLFYANPVHFVRGEGVWLYDPDGKAYLDVYNNVASVGHCHPHVVAALARQSAVLNTHTRYITDGILDYAERLLATFPVELGHVMFTCTGSEANDLAYRAARTFTGGTGFIVTELAYHGVTVAISELSPSLGAGITLGPHIRTVPAPDLYRSGGADVAEIFARNVKAAIADMKARGIKPAALLVDTIFSSDGVFSDPAGFLQPAVAAIREAGGLFIADEVQPGFGRTGAGLWGFGRHGLVPDMVTMGKPMGNGHPVAAMVAKPEILQTFGEKTRYFNTFGGNPVSCAVGMAVLDVIENEGLVANAAAVGAHLMAGLKELAGRHALIGDVRGAGLFVGAELVTDRDTKAPATAETAALVNGLREKRVLISAAGPAANVLKIRPPLVFSRDNADLFLTAVDEVLTGMARTRPS